In a single window of the Cupriavidus sp. P-10 genome:
- the sucC gene encoding ADP-forming succinate--CoA ligase subunit beta: MNIHEYQGKELLRKYNVPVPRGIPAFSVDEALKAAEQLGGPVWVVKAQIHAGGRGKGGGVKVAKSIEDVKTYASNILGMQLVTHQTGPEGKKVNRLLIEEGADIKKELYVSLVVDRVSQKIALMASSEGGMDIEEVAAHTPEKIHTLIIEPSTGLTDADADDIARKIGVPDASVAQARQALQGLYKAFYDTDASLAEINPLILTGEGKVIALDAKFNFDSNALFRHPEIVAYRDLDEEDANEIEASKFDLAYISLDGNIGCLVNGAGLAMATMDTIKLFGGEPANFLDVGGGATTEKVTEAFKLMLSNKNVQAILVNIFGGIMRCDVIAEGVISASKAVSLNVPLVVRMKGTNEDLGKKMLAESGLPIIAADTMEEAAQKVVAAAAGK; this comes from the coding sequence ATGAATATCCATGAGTATCAAGGCAAGGAACTCCTGCGCAAATACAATGTGCCGGTTCCGCGCGGCATCCCCGCGTTCTCGGTTGACGAGGCCCTGAAGGCCGCAGAACAGCTCGGCGGCCCGGTGTGGGTTGTCAAGGCGCAGATTCATGCGGGTGGCCGCGGCAAGGGCGGCGGCGTCAAGGTTGCCAAGAGCATCGAAGACGTCAAGACCTATGCTTCGAACATCCTGGGCATGCAGCTGGTCACGCACCAGACCGGTCCGGAAGGCAAGAAGGTCAACCGCCTGCTGATCGAAGAAGGCGCCGACATCAAGAAGGAACTGTACGTTTCGCTGGTGGTGGACCGCGTTTCGCAGAAGATCGCCCTGATGGCGTCGAGCGAAGGCGGCATGGACATCGAAGAAGTCGCTGCCCACACCCCGGAAAAGATCCACACCCTGATCATCGAGCCGTCGACCGGCCTGACCGACGCTGACGCCGACGACATCGCCCGCAAGATCGGCGTGCCCGACGCTTCGGTTGCCCAGGCTCGCCAGGCCCTGCAAGGCCTGTACAAGGCGTTCTACGACACCGACGCTTCGCTGGCCGAAATCAACCCGCTGATCCTGACCGGCGAAGGCAAGGTCATCGCGCTGGACGCCAAGTTCAACTTCGACTCGAACGCGCTGTTCCGTCACCCGGAAATCGTGGCCTACCGCGACCTGGATGAAGAAGACGCCAACGAAATCGAAGCCTCGAAGTTCGACCTGGCCTACATCTCGCTGGACGGCAACATCGGCTGCCTGGTGAACGGCGCCGGCCTGGCCATGGCCACCATGGACACCATCAAGCTGTTTGGCGGCGAGCCGGCCAACTTCCTCGACGTGGGCGGCGGTGCCACCACCGAGAAGGTGACCGAAGCCTTCAAGCTGATGCTGAGCAACAAGAACGTGCAGGCCATCCTGGTCAACATCTTCGGCGGCATCATGCGTTGCGACGTGATCGCCGAAGGCGTGATCTCGGCCTCGAAGGCCGTGTCGCTGAACGTGCCGCTGGTCGTGCGCATGAAGGGCACCAACGAAGATCTCGGCAAGAAGATGCTGGCCGAATCGGGCCTGCCCATCATCGCCGCCGACACGATGGAAGAAGCCGCCCAGAAGGTGGTGGCCGCTGCCGCTGGCAAGTAA
- the sucD gene encoding succinate--CoA ligase subunit alpha — MSILINKDTKVITQGITGKTGQFHTRGCRDYANGKNAFVAGVNPKKAGEDFEGIPIYASVKDAKAQTGATVSVIYVPPAGAAAAIWEAVDADLDLVVCITEGIPVRDMMEVKDRMRRENKKTLLLGPNCPGLITPDEIKIGIMPGHIHKKGRIGVVSRSGTLTYEAVGQLTALGLGQSSAVGIGGDPINGLKHIDVMKMFNDDPETDAVVMIGEIGGPDEANAANWIKDNMKKPVVGFIAGVTAPPGKRMGHAGALISGGADTAQAKLEIMEACGIKVTKNPSEMGRLLKAML; from the coding sequence ATGTCGATTCTGATCAACAAAGACACCAAGGTCATCACCCAGGGCATTACCGGCAAGACCGGCCAGTTCCACACCCGTGGCTGCCGCGACTACGCCAATGGCAAGAACGCCTTCGTAGCAGGCGTGAACCCGAAGAAGGCCGGCGAAGACTTCGAAGGCATTCCCATCTACGCCAGCGTCAAGGACGCCAAGGCCCAGACCGGCGCTACCGTGTCGGTCATCTACGTGCCGCCCGCAGGCGCCGCTGCCGCAATCTGGGAAGCCGTTGACGCCGACCTGGACCTGGTGGTCTGCATTACCGAAGGCATCCCCGTGCGCGACATGATGGAAGTCAAGGACCGCATGCGCCGCGAGAACAAGAAGACCCTGCTGCTGGGACCGAACTGCCCGGGCCTGATCACGCCGGACGAAATCAAGATCGGCATCATGCCGGGTCACATCCACAAGAAGGGCCGCATCGGCGTGGTGTCGCGCTCGGGCACCCTGACGTACGAAGCCGTGGGCCAGCTGACCGCGCTGGGCCTGGGCCAGTCGTCGGCTGTTGGCATTGGTGGCGACCCCATCAACGGCCTGAAGCACATCGACGTCATGAAGATGTTCAACGACGATCCGGAAACGGACGCCGTGGTCATGATCGGTGAGATCGGTGGTCCGGACGAAGCCAACGCCGCCAACTGGATCAAGGACAACATGAAGAAGCCGGTGGTTGGCTTCATCGCTGGCGTGACCGCGCCTCCGGGCAAGCGCATGGGCCACGCCGGCGCGCTGATCTCGGGCGGTGCCGACACCGCCCAGGCCAAGCTGGAAATCATGGAAGCCTGCGGTATCAAGGTGACCAAGAACCCGTCGGAGATGGGCCGCCTGCTGAAGGCGATGCTGTAA
- a CDS encoding TerC family protein, whose product MELLSSTTFWIALGSIILTNIVLSGDNAVVIALASRNLPPAQQKKAIFWGSAAAIIMRVVLTVAAVKLLSLPYLKIVGAVLLVYIGVQLLTGDDDEDGHDGKDNIWAAIRTILIADLVMSLDNVVAVAAAAQKGPEGSQLMLLIIGLGLSIPLIVFGSTLLLKVMERFPVIIVLGAALLGYLAGEMLVSDPVDAAWFEVHVPHAHLVFGAAGAILVVILGKLLSRRSAQTA is encoded by the coding sequence GTGGAACTGCTGTCTTCCACCACTTTCTGGATTGCGTTGGGATCGATCATCCTGACCAACATCGTCCTGTCCGGCGACAACGCGGTGGTGATCGCGCTCGCCTCGCGCAACCTGCCGCCGGCCCAGCAGAAGAAGGCCATTTTCTGGGGCAGCGCCGCCGCCATCATCATGCGCGTGGTGCTGACCGTGGCCGCGGTCAAGCTGCTGAGCCTGCCGTACCTGAAGATCGTCGGCGCCGTGCTGCTGGTCTATATCGGCGTGCAACTGCTGACCGGCGATGACGACGAGGACGGCCACGACGGCAAGGACAATATCTGGGCCGCCATCCGCACCATCCTGATCGCCGACCTGGTGATGTCGCTGGACAACGTGGTGGCCGTGGCCGCCGCCGCGCAGAAGGGTCCCGAGGGCAGCCAGCTGATGCTGCTGATCATCGGCCTGGGCCTGTCGATCCCGCTGATCGTGTTCGGCAGCACGCTGCTGCTCAAGGTGATGGAACGCTTCCCGGTCATCATCGTGCTGGGCGCCGCGCTGCTGGGTTACCTGGCTGGTGAGATGCTGGTCAGCGACCCGGTCGATGCCGCCTGGTTCGAGGTCCACGTCCCGCACGCCCACCTGGTATTCGGCGCCGCCGGCGCGATCCTGGTGGTGATCCTCGGCAAGCTGCTGAGCCGCCGGTCGGCGCAGACGGCCTGA
- a CDS encoding pilin, with amino-acid sequence MQRVQQLKKLGRRVQKGFTLIELMIVVAIIGILAAIAIPQYQDYVTKSKWQNNISDLAALKTAVSQCLQVNAGDGSLCDTASDLNITSLPTPKYATAAVVLTGTAAVGGATPTPGKVNVTFTGKPDVGSFVYAADWAPDASGTQVTYTKVAADTIPTNIMPAANR; translated from the coding sequence ATGCAACGGGTACAACAACTGAAGAAGCTGGGCCGTCGAGTCCAGAAGGGCTTTACGCTGATCGAACTGATGATCGTGGTGGCGATCATTGGTATCTTGGCGGCGATCGCAATTCCGCAGTATCAGGACTATGTGACGAAGTCGAAGTGGCAGAACAACATCTCGGACTTGGCTGCACTGAAGACGGCTGTGAGTCAATGTCTCCAAGTCAATGCCGGTGACGGATCGTTGTGCGATACGGCTTCCGATTTGAACATCACTTCGCTACCGACGCCGAAGTACGCAACCGCCGCAGTTGTGCTGACTGGTACTGCTGCCGTTGGTGGTGCGACCCCGACTCCCGGTAAAGTGAACGTTACGTTCACCGGCAAGCCCGACGTTGGTAGCTTCGTCTATGCAGCTGATTGGGCGCCTGACGCAAGCGGAACTCAAGTTACGTACACTAAGGTCGCGGCTGACACCATTCCGACAAACATTATGCCGGCCGCCAATCGCTGA